The window TTCGATGCAAATTTCTCATGAAACCATCTATCGGAGTTTATTCATTCAGGCGCGTGGAGTGTTGAAAAAAGAGTTGCTCAAGCACCTTCGAACGGGTCGAAAGATGCGCCAATCAAAGCAATTCAATACAAAAGGAGTCACCCGTGGTCAAATCATTGATGGACTCTCCATCCGTGAACGTCCAAAGGAAGTTGAAGATAGATCCGTGCCTGGCCATTGGGAAGGTGATTTAATAGCTGGCTCCCATAACACTCATATCGCAACATTAGTTGAACGTCAGAGTAGATTTACAATGCTTGTGAAGGTGTTTGGTAAAGATACCCTGTCTGTCACTAATGCAATACGCAAGCAGATACTACATTTGCCTGAAAATCTCAGGAAAACAATCACCTGGGATCGAGGAATGGAATTGGCATATCACAAGAAATTCACGGTGGCTACTGGTGTTAAAGTCTATTTTTGCGACCCTCAAAGCCCCTGGCAGCGTGGCACAAATGAGAATACGAATAGTTTAATAAGACAATATTTACCTAAAAAGACAGATTTATCTGTGTATTCTCAAACAGAGTTAAATGAGTTAGCATTACGTTTAAATCAACGACCACGAAAAACGCTAGGTTACTTGACACCGGCTGATATGTTTTGGGGGAGTGTTGCATTGACCTATTGAATCCAGAGTTGCTTTTTTTAGGATGTCGCGCTCCTGCTTGACCTGAGCCAGCTCTCGTTTAACACGATTGAGTTCTAACTCGATTTCGGTTAATGGCTGTTGGTGGCCACCTATATTGCCTAGTTTACCGGCCCTGAATGCTCTTACCCAATTCTCCAGGGTAGATTTTGGCAATTTGAGCTGACGTGATGCCTCGTAGGCAGAAAGACCGCCTTCAACCACTAATTTTGCGGCTTCATCACGAAATTCTTTTGAGTAGCGGCCGTTAGTTCGTTTGCTCATTAGGACACCTCCATGTCGTGGGCTTTATTAACATTGGTGTCCGATTTATTCAACTTACCCCACCTCGAGTCAGTTGATATGCCCCTGTTTTCATACCATAGTCATTCAAAGCGCTGGTTATGGATTGATAACCATCACAGGGCATTGGGCCTTCCTGAGAACTTGTTCAGAAATACTGCCGAGAACAATTTTTTTCTGTGTCTGTTTGCCATGGGTCCCCATAATTATCAAGTCACCCTTGTTGGTCTCTGCGCAAGCCATAATTTCACTGACAATATCACCAGCTACCACACTAATCTGATAATTCTGGCATTCACTGGCAGCATCTTTGATGAAATTTTGAATAGCCTGTTCTGCATGAAGGATTTTCTTTGCCATGTAATCTTCATACGAAAATTTCATTATTGCCATCTCCCACATGGATGCGGACTCGACAAATTCAACACAATGGAAAAAGCAGATTTCGCTTTCATGTCTGTTCGCCATGAATATTGCGAGGTCAACGATATTTCTCGTATGTTCGACAAGATCAACCGGAACAATGATATGTTTGATTTCTTTCATATGCCCTCCTGCGACACCATCTCAAGCCCCTGGTTTTCGGATGGAAACCATCTACGGCACTTTCTCAGGGTTGGCCTTTTTGATGTACTGATAAAAATCACTCTCTGTAGTGAGGATGAGTACGGAGTTTTGGTTCGGTTTCTCCCTGTAGCTTTCAAGGGTCTGCAGGAAACCATAGAAATCCGGATTGTTATTATAAGCCGTACCATATATTGCAGTGGCACGCGCATCGGCGGCTCCCTGAATTTCCTGAACCCGGCGATAGGCCGTTGAGCGGATCTGACGCAGCTCTTTTTCCATCTCACCGAGAATCTCGGCACTTCGCCCCTCACCTTCCGAACGAAACTGGGCGGCGATGCGTTTACGTTCTGAGATCATCCGCTCGTACACTTTCTCCCGAACACTTTCCACATAGTCGAGACGCTTTATCCGCACATCAACCAGCTCAATACCATATTGCGGGATGATCCTTCGTGCCTCGGTCAGTATCGTTCGGGTTATTTCCTCCCTTCCTCGTGCGATTTCCCTTTTAAGTTCCTCTTCTCTCTCCTTGGGAATATCCTGCAGATCCTCCTGCTCCGGGAGCTCCCACGAAGCTGAACGGACAAGCTCAACGAGTTCGCTGCTTGACACCTGATCCCGCACTACGGAGTCGAGGATATCGTTTAGACGGGACTGGGCACCTTCCTCACTGGCGACATTCTCCAGAAACTTTCTGGCATCCGCTATCCGCCATCGGGCAGTAGTGTCAACCCAGATGAATTC of the Desulfosediminicola ganghwensis genome contains:
- a CDS encoding IS30 family transposase is translated as MTQKRRNEFSSIEMDEVWRRWRKGESFSEIGRAVGRAPGTIHGMLQLHGGISPPKRKRSMHVLTLFEREEISRGIAASHSIRCIARHLGRPASTVSREIKRHGGSQAYRAVNADKNAWDSARRPKPCKLGQSPTLLEVITDKILLQWSPEQISGWLKKTYPADDSMQISHETIYRSLFIQARGVLKKELLKHLRTGRKMRQSKQFNTKGVTRGQIIDGLSIRERPKEVEDRSVPGHWEGDLIAGSHNTHIATLVERQSRFTMLVKVFGKDTLSVTNAIRKQILHLPENLRKTITWDRGMELAYHKKFTVATGVKVYFCDPQSPWQRGTNENTNSLIRQYLPKKTDLSVYSQTELNELALRLNQRPRKTLGYLTPADMFWGSVALTY
- a CDS encoding universal stress protein; its protein translation is MKEIKHIIVPVDLVEHTRNIVDLAIFMANRHESEICFFHCVEFVESASMWEMAIMKFSYEDYMAKKILHAEQAIQNFIKDAASECQNYQISVVAGDIVSEIMACAETNKGDLIIMGTHGKQTQKKIVLGSISEQVLRKAQCPVMVINP
- the hflC gene encoding protease modulator HflC, which translates into the protein MNIQLRVIAVVVVLLAFFGLSGVFYTLQEGQQAIVVQFGRPVGEPITEAGLHMKLPFVQEVRRFEKRLLIWDGDPNQIPTKGREFIWVDTTARWRIADARKFLENVASEEGAQSRLNDILDSVVRDQVSSSELVELVRSASWELPEQEDLQDIPKEREEELKREIARGREEITRTILTEARRIIPQYGIELVDVRIKRLDYVESVREKVYERMISERKRIAAQFRSEGEGRSAEILGEMEKELRQIRSTAYRRVQEIQGAADARATAIYGTAYNNNPDFYGFLQTLESYREKPNQNSVLILTTESDFYQYIKKANPEKVP